The Lacipirellula parvula genome window below encodes:
- a CDS encoding DUF1559 domain-containing protein, with amino-acid sequence MRKPAGFTLVELLVVIAIIGALIALLLPAVQAARESARRAQCLNNLKQTSLALQNHHAAKNAFPSAAMSKSYPPDERHPHSFYRWSALAQLLPYMEQQSLHNLLDLSLPLYMPGGGYPISAPNKPAVVQMLPVFLCPSDLQERVKPETGPTNYAVCGGSGSGGGTPFDTDGVFYVNSATTFGEITDGSSNTMAVSESLIGADTVRDGEGALNGATPERSYKFVLSFAGPTDLSDFKCNGSMNFNSSASTGNDPRGFAWASGEYRSATYNHYYPPNSQHYDCAASATSDPTPPPAQPILYSAYGWRAARSAHPGGVNGSTADGACRFYNDGVDPVVWKALATRASDEVAAE; translated from the coding sequence GTGCGTAAGCCCGCCGGATTCACGTTGGTGGAACTACTGGTGGTGATCGCCATCATTGGCGCCCTCATCGCCCTGCTCCTCCCCGCCGTGCAGGCCGCCCGCGAGAGCGCCCGGCGCGCGCAGTGCCTCAACAACCTCAAGCAAACGAGCCTCGCGCTGCAGAATCATCACGCGGCGAAGAATGCGTTTCCCTCGGCGGCGATGTCGAAGTCGTACCCGCCGGACGAGCGGCATCCTCACAGCTTCTACCGCTGGTCGGCCCTCGCGCAGCTGCTGCCCTACATGGAGCAGCAATCGCTCCACAACCTGCTAGATCTCTCGCTGCCGCTGTACATGCCGGGGGGCGGGTATCCGATCTCGGCGCCTAATAAGCCGGCCGTCGTACAGATGCTGCCGGTGTTCCTTTGCCCCAGCGATCTACAGGAGCGGGTGAAGCCGGAAACCGGCCCGACGAACTACGCCGTTTGCGGCGGCTCGGGCTCCGGCGGCGGCACGCCGTTCGACACCGACGGCGTCTTCTACGTCAACTCGGCGACGACCTTCGGCGAGATCACCGACGGCTCGTCGAACACGATGGCCGTCTCGGAAAGTCTCATCGGCGCCGACACGGTGCGCGACGGCGAGGGGGCTCTCAACGGTGCGACGCCCGAGCGAAGCTACAAGTTCGTCCTGTCGTTCGCCGGGCCGACCGATCTCTCCGACTTCAAGTGCAACGGCTCGATGAACTTCAATTCCTCGGCGAGCACCGGCAACGATCCGCGCGGCTTCGCGTGGGCGAGCGGCGAGTATCGCAGCGCCACGTACAACCACTACTATCCGCCGAACTCCCAGCATTACGACTGCGCCGCTTCTGCGACGAGCGACCCGACGCCGCCCCCCGCGCAGCCGATCCTCTACTCGGCCTACGGCTGGCGCGCCGCTCGCAGCGCTCACCCCGGCGGCGTGAACGGTTCGACCGCTGATGGCGCCTGCCGGTTCTACAACGACGGCGTCGACCCCGTGGTGTGGAAGGCCTTAGCCACTCGCGCCAGCGATGAAGTCGCCGCCGAGTAA
- a CDS encoding SMP-30/gluconolactonase/LRE family protein — MKSSTLLARAFACVAALASLNILAAASQAQQQLLVADRLSNSVFRYSASGALLGTVLTDNVNLLGPSGITLSPDQTKLFVTSTGNNLVVQYDYSVATGLATNGAVFADAADGLSFPSSVKYSQDGSKIYVSNLGGSGVAQFNTNGTSAGAPINGLIGGGAYFQYSGLAYAPGGELLVGAFQNFPAGDAGAVAKSNLPISALADFIPGSASLNGASGLLVNGNDLYVTGMFAGTIGRYNATTGAVDPSFGVSGLAFPQGLIASPDGNGFLAGILGVSNGSGNISHYAYDGTLIGTFALPGGGGFTEPTAFATVAIPEPATLGMLTVAVGALGLTVRRRMA; from the coding sequence ATGAAATCTTCCACTCTGCTGGCTCGCGCCTTCGCCTGCGTGGCGGCGCTCGCCTCGCTCAACATTCTTGCCGCCGCCAGCCAGGCGCAGCAGCAACTTCTCGTCGCCGACCGGCTCAGCAACAGCGTCTTTCGCTACAGCGCCAGCGGTGCCCTGCTCGGCACCGTGCTGACCGACAACGTCAACCTGCTCGGTCCCTCGGGCATCACCCTCTCGCCCGACCAAACGAAGCTCTTCGTGACGAGCACGGGCAACAACCTCGTCGTCCAGTACGACTACAGCGTCGCCACCGGCTTGGCGACGAACGGCGCGGTGTTCGCCGACGCGGCTGACGGGCTCTCCTTCCCCAGCTCCGTGAAGTACAGCCAAGATGGCTCGAAGATCTACGTCTCGAACCTCGGCGGCTCGGGCGTCGCTCAGTTCAACACGAACGGCACGAGCGCGGGCGCCCCGATCAACGGCCTCATCGGCGGCGGAGCGTATTTCCAATACTCCGGGCTGGCGTACGCCCCGGGCGGCGAACTCCTCGTCGGCGCCTTCCAGAACTTCCCCGCTGGCGACGCCGGCGCCGTCGCGAAGTCGAACCTCCCGATCTCGGCCCTTGCCGACTTCATTCCGGGCTCGGCATCGCTTAACGGCGCGTCGGGGCTGTTGGTCAACGGCAACGACCTCTACGTCACCGGCATGTTTGCCGGCACGATCGGCCGCTACAACGCGACCACCGGCGCCGTTGATCCGAGCTTCGGCGTCTCGGGCCTTGCGTTCCCGCAGGGGCTGATCGCTTCTCCGGATGGCAACGGCTTCCTTGCCGGCATCTTGGGCGTCTCGAACGGCAGCGGGAACATCTCGCACTACGCCTACGATGGCACGCTGATCGGGACGTTTGCGCTCCCCGGCGGCGGCGGCTTCACGGAACCGACCGCCTTCGCCACCGTGGCGATTCCCGAACCGGCCACGCTCGGCATGTTGACCGTTGCGGTCGGTGCGCTAGGCTTAACGGTGCGTCGCCGGATGGCCTAA
- a CDS encoding Gfo/Idh/MocA family protein: MSQNKRLSSRRSFFKQTVSAAGAAATGGGLVPYFLTASRAQAATASSDRPLIACIGNGGQGNHNMGLAMNYADVVAVCDVDSGRAAAAKQASGGKADVYDDYRKVLDRKDVQAVSIGTPDHWHTKIAIEAMKSGKDVYCEKPLTLTIDEGKKICQVVKETGAVFQVGTQQRSDFDRLFLRAVAIIQSGRLGKVSKVSCAINSAESSPQLPVVAPPKELNWERWLGQAPLVDYRWQGGKDAEGADIPYKSRGHYEFRWWYEYSGGKMTDWGAHHVDVACWALGLDQTGPNSVRVELCEHPVPFEKGYPTRDDMYNTATAFRVVNTFDDAGVELTIRHDTDNGVLFEGDKGRLFVSRGKLAGKPVEELADNPLPEDALRKAFKGSEPVSHMQNFFDCVRSRKEPQSDVFSHHRSLSNCHLANIALRLNRDLKWDPVKEAMIGDNEAQSFVAREQRKGYEITV; the protein is encoded by the coding sequence ATGAGCCAGAACAAGCGTCTCTCCTCGCGTCGGTCGTTCTTCAAGCAAACTGTCAGCGCTGCCGGCGCCGCGGCGACTGGCGGCGGATTGGTTCCCTACTTCCTCACCGCGTCGCGAGCTCAAGCGGCAACCGCGTCGAGCGATCGGCCGTTGATCGCCTGCATCGGCAACGGCGGGCAAGGGAATCACAACATGGGGCTGGCGATGAATTACGCCGACGTCGTCGCCGTGTGCGACGTCGATTCGGGACGTGCTGCCGCCGCGAAGCAGGCCTCCGGCGGCAAGGCCGACGTGTACGACGACTACCGCAAAGTGCTCGATCGCAAAGACGTGCAAGCGGTGAGCATCGGCACGCCCGATCACTGGCACACGAAGATCGCCATCGAAGCGATGAAGTCGGGCAAGGACGTTTATTGTGAGAAGCCGCTGACGCTCACGATCGACGAAGGCAAGAAGATTTGCCAAGTGGTAAAAGAGACCGGCGCCGTGTTCCAAGTCGGCACGCAGCAGCGGAGCGACTTCGACCGGTTGTTCCTCCGGGCGGTGGCGATCATTCAGAGCGGTCGGCTCGGCAAGGTGAGCAAGGTTTCGTGCGCGATCAATTCAGCGGAAAGCTCGCCGCAGTTGCCGGTCGTCGCGCCGCCGAAGGAACTCAACTGGGAACGCTGGCTCGGCCAGGCGCCGCTCGTCGACTACCGTTGGCAAGGGGGCAAAGACGCCGAGGGCGCCGACATTCCGTACAAGTCGCGTGGTCACTACGAGTTCCGCTGGTGGTACGAATACTCCGGCGGCAAGATGACCGACTGGGGCGCTCACCACGTCGACGTCGCCTGCTGGGCGCTCGGCCTCGACCAGACCGGTCCCAACTCGGTGCGCGTCGAACTCTGCGAACATCCCGTGCCGTTCGAGAAGGGCTATCCCACGCGCGACGACATGTACAACACGGCGACCGCGTTCCGCGTGGTGAACACGTTCGACGATGCTGGCGTCGAACTGACGATCCGCCACGATACAGACAACGGCGTCCTGTTCGAGGGGGACAAGGGACGGCTGTTCGTCAGCCGCGGCAAGCTCGCCGGCAAGCCGGTCGAAGAACTTGCAGACAACCCGTTGCCAGAAGATGCGCTGCGCAAGGCCTTCAAAGGTTCAGAACCAGTGAGCCACATGCAGAACTTCTTCGACTGCGTGCGCAGCCGCAAGGAACCGCAGTCCGACGTCTTCTCGCACCACCGCTCGCTGTCGAACTGCCACTTGGCGAACATCGCTCTGCGGCTCAACCGCGACCTCAAGTGGGATCCGGTGAAAGAAGCGATGATCGGCGATAACGAGGCCCAGTCGTTCGTCGCTCGCGAGCAGCGTAAGGGGTACGAGATCACGGTGTAG
- a CDS encoding tetratricopeptide repeat protein has translation MSQAARLARLKRLSHSHNTAITICYGRRYLRAFPEDGLAWLYVGIALVEVARYEEAEQAIARAISLCPTEMRHHPLAHMGHLFREAGDYDQAAEWYRRAIAARPELPGVYIFLGGLLAKQGRFADAEEAHRNAIACPEGELDEAYLNLGFVLRAREQFVEAAECFREALRLDPEYRAARRALHDVERCMRYKHGG, from the coding sequence ATGTCCCAAGCTGCGCGATTAGCACGCCTCAAGCGTCTTTCTCACAGCCACAACACGGCCATAACAATTTGTTACGGGCGGCGTTACCTGCGCGCCTTTCCGGAGGATGGCTTAGCTTGGCTTTACGTCGGAATTGCCTTGGTAGAAGTCGCTCGCTACGAAGAGGCGGAACAGGCCATTGCCCGCGCCATCAGTCTTTGCCCGACGGAGATGCGGCATCACCCTTTGGCGCATATGGGCCACTTGTTTCGCGAGGCGGGTGATTACGATCAAGCTGCCGAGTGGTATCGTCGAGCGATCGCTGCGAGGCCCGAGTTGCCAGGAGTTTATATCTTTCTCGGAGGCCTACTGGCCAAGCAAGGTCGATTCGCAGACGCTGAAGAAGCGCACCGCAACGCTATCGCCTGCCCCGAAGGCGAGCTAGACGAAGCCTACCTCAACCTTGGCTTCGTCCTCCGTGCCCGGGAACAGTTCGTTGAAGCCGCCGAGTGCTTTCGCGAAGCTCTTCGTCTTGATCCCGAATATCGCGCCGCTCGACGGGCTCTCCATGACGTCGAGCGTTGCATGCGCTACAAGCACGGAGGCTGA